GGAGCGGAGCTTGCGGTGAAAGAAGTTACCGATCGCATTGCGCCGGGGGAGATTGAGTTCGACCTCGTGACGTTGCGGTTTGATGGTGCACTGTCGTGCGTTGAGCGCGTGGGGAATGTCACGGTGCACCGGCTTGGGTTTGCACGGCGCGGCGCGACGATAAACGATACATTCCGCTTTCCGCTCTCGCTGAATAAAATACTGTTCCCGTTTCTTGCCACGTGGAAAGCGTTTCGCCTGTATGGTACGCGGCGCTACAGCGCCGCGTGGGCGATCATGGCGAACCAGGCAGGTTTCGCCGTGCTTTTTTTTACCTGGCTCTGCCCGCGCGTGCCGTTCGTGCTCACCCTCCAGGAGGGCGATCCGATCGAGCACATCCTGCGCCGCGTCGGCGTCATGCGGCCATTGTTTAGGCAGATTTTCCGCAGAGCCGCGGTGGTCACCGCGATTTCAAAATATCTTGCTGAATTCGCGCGCGAGATGGGAGCGCGAGGAAAAGTTGAGGTGATACCGAATGGGGTTGATTTGAGAAATTTTCAATTTTCAATTTTCAATTTTCAATCAATTTCCAATGATTCAATTTTCAAACACGCCGGGCCTAACACCCTGCGCGGGCGCCTTGGTCTTGCCGATGACGATCGGGTGGTCATCACCGTCTCGCGTTTAGTTGAAAAGAATGGCGTGGATACACTGATCGAAGCAATGAGATTTCTACCAGAGAATGTAAAACTACTCATCCTCGGCGCCGGGCCGCTCGAAGAGCTTCTAAAAGCTAAAAGCTATAAGCTAAAAGCTCGCGTTAAATTCCTCGGCCACGTCAATCACGCAAATCTTCCGGAGTACCTCTGGCTCGCCGACGTCTTCTGCCGCCCCTCGCGCTCCGAGGGTATGGGGAGCGCATTTATTGAAGCAATGGCCGCAGGAGTACCGGTCGTCGCAACGCGCGTCGGCGGCATCCCCGATTTTCTGCGCGATGAGGAGACCGGCCTCTTTGCCGAAGTAGATAATCCTGAGAGCGTCGCGGCGCAGATCGCGCGACTACTCAAAGATTACGAGCTCTGTGAGCGCATCAGAGTGAGCGCGCGCGAGGTAGCCGAGCGCTACGATTGGAATACGATCGCCAGTGAAATGGCGACGCGTGCGTTTTTTTATCGTCGAGTGAACGATGACTATTTCTAGCATCACCGTCCAGTCTCCTCCGTCATAATAACTATGCGGCCGCATAGTTATTATGACGGGACGGGAGTCGGCCGTCTTTTGTGGAGGGGCTTACGTCGTCGTGGTAAGTAACTGCAGCGGGGAAAACATTGTATGATTTAGGGAAAGGCGCGCCCTTTGGGGATATGTTCAAATTGCTTATTGCGACACCGCTGTATCCACCGGAGATCGGCGGGCCGGCGACGTTTACGCGGTTTGCAGAGGAGGAGTTGCCGAAACGCGACGTTGCGGTGGCGGTTGAAAAATTTAGCGATGTGCGCCATCTCCCGAAACCTA
This genomic window from bacterium contains:
- a CDS encoding glycosyltransferase is translated as MKTTLVTGGAGFVGSHLVEALPCCQTSNVCQRSGRHWMFDKVDNSAPKRILIFSLAYLPFVGGAELAVKEVTDRIAPGEIEFDLVTLRFDGALSCVERVGNVTVHRLGFARRGATINDTFRFPLSLNKILFPFLATWKAFRLYGTRRYSAAWAIMANQAGFAVLFFTWLCPRVPFVLTLQEGDPIEHILRRVGVMRPLFRQIFRRAAVVTAISKYLAEFAREMGARGKVEVIPNGVDLRNFQFSIFNFQSISNDSIFKHAGPNTLRGRLGLADDDRVVITVSRLVEKNGVDTLIEAMRFLPENVKLLILGAGPLEELLKAKSYKLKARVKFLGHVNHANLPEYLWLADVFCRPSRSEGMGSAFIEAMAAGVPVVATRVGGIPDFLRDEETGLFAEVDNPESVAAQIARLLKDYELCERIRVSAREVAERYDWNTIASEMATRAFFYRRVNDDYF